Proteins encoded within one genomic window of Eurosta solidaginis isolate ZX-2024a chromosome 1, ASM4086904v1, whole genome shotgun sequence:
- the LOC137236811 gene encoding uncharacterized protein, with translation MLKNKQMAIAAATLCFVTSLRACRRKRHQLRKRNQWWVRPGLRDRGICGSYATLRSKLFVLDPKGCKNFLRMTLEDFDFLVERITPYVYKSNTKFRDAISVGEKLAVTLRYLATGDSFSSLMTVFLLGKTTICHAIRETCRAIYEALKDDFLEVSSSHEEWTEIAQRFEQRWNFPNCCGALDGKHVAIQAPANCGSEYFNYKKFNSIVLMALVDADHKFLFVEVGAYGRESDGGVFGR, from the exons atgctgaaaaataaacaaatggcgATAGCTGCTGCGACTCTTTGTTTTGTGACAAGCCTAAGGGCATGTAGAAGAAAGCGGCACCAGCTAAGGAAGCGGAATCAGTGGTGGGTTAGGCCAGGGCTTCGGGATAGAGGAATATGTGGGTCCTATGCTACACTGCGTTCTAAGCTGTTCGTGCTAGATCCAAAAGGGTGTAAAAATTTTTTGAGGATGACTCTGGAGGACTTTGACTTTCTTGTGGAGCGCATAACCCCATACGTTTACAAATCTAATACGAAGTTCCGGGATGCCATCTCGGTCGGGGAGAAGTTGGCAGTAACTTTACGTTACTTGGCAACAGGAGATAGCTTTTCCAGCCTGATGACTGTTTTCCTGTTGGGAAAAACTACCATCTGTCATGCAATACGTGAGACATGTCGTGCTATTTATGAAGCTTTGAAAGACGATTTTTTGGAAGTGAGT AGCAGTCATGAAGAATGGACAGAAATTGCTCAACGTTTTGAACAGCGGTGGAATTTCCCTAATTGCTGTGGGGCACTTGATGGAAAGCATGTAGCTATTCAGGCACCTGCAAACTGCGGCTCTGAGTACTTCAATTATAAAAAATTCAACAGCATTGTTCTCATGGCTCTAGTGGACGCCGAccacaaatttttgtttgtagaAGTTGGAGCATATGGCCGTGAATCTGATGGTGGTGTATTTGGAAGGTAA